In a single window of the uncultured Pseudodesulfovibrio sp. genome:
- a CDS encoding hydantoinase/oxoprolinase family protein produces MLLGIDVGGTHTDAVAIDIGGSLSVAASCKVPTRHHDLLSSVTEALTTILGQVDKSAVTQLNLSTTLSTNAIVQNKTEDVGVIVSAGPGIDPHNFMPCKDFHVIDGSIDHRGNEVRALSTRQLAEAVDACRDNGVRVFAAVSKFSTRNPRHENLIRRTVCNCKSVDVCEHADFVTLGHQLGGALNFPRRVATAYFNCAVWRLYNEFATAVEAALEEMGLGHVKVNILKADGGTMPLPQSRTLPVQSIFSGPAASVMGIIALTDIFHDSVILDIGGTTTDIAVFADGAPLIEREGIDIGSHPTLVSALKVHSIGIGGDSAISVVGPEVRVGPNRLGPSVCLGGERVTLTDALNYTGACAVGDVEASRKAMDVYATARTLTGEKLAQGAVAYAAKAIQDATRALVDEINSKPVYTIHELLEGKKIVPKKVYLMGGPAEAMREELFQRFQLATEVPANFDVANAIGAALTRTTWELELFADTQRHVLFIPTLSYRENVPSGYDLDDAKRDAVNQLTMQLDSMGVFLKDEDAQITHASSFNMVEGYDRVGRNIRVKCQVRPGVIKTFGEGR; encoded by the coding sequence ATGCTTTTAGGAATCGACGTGGGCGGCACCCACACGGACGCGGTCGCCATCGACATCGGAGGCAGCCTTTCGGTGGCCGCCTCCTGCAAGGTGCCCACCCGGCATCACGATCTGCTTTCCTCGGTCACCGAGGCCCTGACCACCATCCTCGGCCAGGTGGACAAGAGCGCGGTCACCCAGCTCAACCTGTCCACGACCTTGTCCACCAACGCCATCGTCCAGAACAAGACCGAGGACGTGGGCGTCATCGTTTCGGCAGGGCCGGGTATCGACCCCCATAACTTCATGCCCTGCAAGGACTTCCACGTCATCGACGGGTCCATCGACCACCGGGGCAACGAGGTCCGCGCCCTGTCCACCCGCCAGCTGGCCGAGGCCGTGGACGCCTGCCGCGACAACGGCGTGCGCGTCTTTGCCGCGGTCTCCAAGTTCTCCACGCGCAACCCGCGCCATGAGAACCTCATCCGGCGCACGGTCTGCAACTGCAAATCCGTGGACGTCTGCGAGCACGCCGACTTCGTCACCCTGGGCCACCAGCTCGGCGGGGCGCTGAACTTCCCGCGCCGGGTGGCCACCGCCTACTTCAATTGCGCGGTCTGGCGGTTGTACAACGAATTCGCCACGGCCGTGGAAGCGGCACTCGAGGAGATGGGCCTGGGCCACGTCAAGGTCAACATCCTCAAGGCCGACGGCGGGACCATGCCCCTGCCCCAGTCCCGGACCCTGCCCGTGCAATCCATTTTTTCCGGCCCGGCCGCCTCGGTCATGGGCATCATCGCCCTGACCGACATCTTCCACGACTCGGTCATCCTCGACATCGGCGGGACCACCACCGATATCGCGGTCTTTGCCGACGGCGCGCCGCTGATCGAGCGCGAAGGCATCGACATCGGCTCGCATCCCACCCTGGTCTCGGCGCTCAAGGTCCACTCCATCGGCATCGGCGGCGACTCGGCCATCTCGGTGGTCGGCCCCGAAGTGCGCGTCGGCCCCAACCGGCTCGGCCCGTCCGTCTGTCTGGGCGGCGAGCGCGTCACCCTGACCGACGCCCTGAACTACACCGGAGCCTGCGCGGTCGGCGACGTCGAGGCGTCGCGCAAGGCCATGGACGTCTACGCCACGGCCCGCACCCTGACCGGCGAAAAGCTGGCCCAGGGCGCGGTGGCCTATGCGGCCAAGGCTATACAGGACGCCACCCGCGCTCTGGTGGACGAGATCAACTCCAAGCCGGTCTACACCATCCACGAGCTGCTCGAAGGCAAGAAGATCGTGCCCAAGAAGGTCTACCTCATGGGCGGACCGGCCGAGGCCATGCGCGAGGAACTCTTCCAGCGCTTTCAGCTGGCCACAGAGGTGCCTGCCAATTTTGATGTGGCCAACGCCATCGGCGCGGCCCTGACCCGGACCACCTGGGAACTCGAACTGTTCGCCGACACCCAGCGCCATGTCCTGTTCATCCCGACCCTGTCCTACCGCGAGAACGTCCCGTCCGGGTACGACCTGGACGACGCCAAACGGGACGCCGTCAATCAGCTGACCATGCAACTCGACTCCATGGGCGTGTTCCTGAAGGACGAGGACGCCCAGATCACCCACGCGTCGAGCTTCAACATGGTCGAGGGCTATGACCGCGTGGGCCGGAACATCCGCGTCAAATGCCAGGTGCGGCCCGGCGTAATCAAGACTTTCGGGGAGGGGCGCTAA
- a CDS encoding nitroreductase family protein — translation MDTMQALLTRRSVRKFTDEPIPEEMVQQILEAAMMAPSAGNGQPWHFIVVNERERLDAMVDLHPYVKMVLQAQVGIIVCGDLSKEKYPGYWVQDCAAAMENLLLAVHALGLGAVWTGIYPKEDRVTGYRAMFNIPDNVIPLGFAPIGWPAQQPKSESRFQADRVHYNTF, via the coding sequence ATGGATACCATGCAAGCCCTGCTCACCAGACGCAGCGTACGAAAGTTCACCGACGAGCCCATACCCGAGGAAATGGTCCAACAAATCCTCGAAGCCGCCATGATGGCCCCCAGCGCGGGTAACGGTCAGCCCTGGCATTTCATCGTGGTCAACGAACGCGAACGGCTCGACGCCATGGTCGACCTGCACCCCTACGTCAAAATGGTGCTTCAGGCCCAGGTTGGCATCATCGTATGCGGAGACCTGTCCAAAGAGAAATACCCGGGGTACTGGGTACAGGACTGCGCCGCAGCCATGGAAAATCTGCTCCTGGCCGTGCATGCCCTCGGTCTGGGCGCGGTCTGGACCGGCATCTACCCCAAGGAAGACCGCGTGACCGGATACCGGGCCATGTTCAACATCCCGGACAACGTCATCCCCCTGGGCTTCGCCCCCATAGGCTGGCCCGCGCAGCAACCCAAATCCGAAAGCCGGTTCCAGGCGGACCGGGTTCACTACAACACTTTTTAG
- a CDS encoding NmrA family NAD(P)-binding protein: protein MSRIFITGAAGNIGSSLIDTLTDKTEIVAGVRSPEKAEALKAEGVEARPFDYGDKDSMVAAMAGCDRMFLVVPMQERMTRYGRLAVDAAKEAGIEYIVRSSAYGASSDAHWRLGRENGMIDQFVEDSKIPFTVLRPNSFMQNFSTFLADMIKSGTLALAEEDYKVSYIDVRDIAACAARLLKDNEGYTDSFYALTGPQGLTLTDVAETIGTEAGVKVAYTPIEEEAYIEGLDQAGIPEWNRNMMVSLSRVIKLGMMGNVTQAVEYLTGTPARPFAEFVADHASAWR, encoded by the coding sequence ATGAGCAGGATTTTCATAACGGGCGCGGCCGGAAACATCGGCTCAAGCCTGATCGATACACTTACCGACAAGACCGAAATCGTGGCCGGGGTTCGCTCCCCGGAGAAAGCCGAGGCGCTCAAGGCCGAGGGAGTGGAGGCACGGCCCTTCGATTACGGAGACAAGGATTCCATGGTGGCGGCCATGGCCGGATGCGACCGCATGTTCCTGGTGGTCCCCATGCAGGAGAGGATGACCCGATACGGAAGGCTGGCCGTGGATGCGGCCAAGGAAGCCGGGATCGAGTACATCGTCCGGTCCAGCGCGTACGGCGCGTCCTCGGACGCCCATTGGCGCCTGGGTCGTGAAAACGGCATGATCGACCAGTTCGTGGAGGACTCCAAGATTCCGTTCACGGTGCTGCGGCCCAACTCCTTCATGCAGAATTTCAGCACCTTTCTTGCGGACATGATCAAATCCGGAACCCTAGCCCTGGCCGAAGAGGACTACAAGGTCAGCTACATCGACGTGCGCGACATCGCGGCCTGCGCGGCCCGGCTGCTCAAGGACAACGAGGGGTACACGGACAGCTTCTACGCCTTGACCGGACCGCAGGGGCTGACCCTGACGGACGTGGCCGAAACCATCGGCACCGAAGCCGGGGTAAAGGTCGCCTACACCCCCATAGAGGAGGAGGCGTACATCGAAGGGCTGGACCAGGCGGGCATACCCGAATGGAACCGCAACATGATGGTTTCCCTGAGCCGCGTCATCAAACTCGGCATGATGGGCAACGTCACCCAGGCCGTGGAATACCTGACCGGCACCCCGGCCCGTCCCTTCGCCGAATTCGTGGCCGACCACGCGAGCGCCTGGAGGTAG
- a CDS encoding PAS domain S-box protein, translating into MLKRITYLIPPVIGLIVAVMVFVGYRADQDYHAQKVRARVAQSLNESKTSMDAAIGSGIHLISAMEAFLKVNPDLSQSQFSVLADALLVNMPAVRSLQLAKNDTISHAYPSWSVDKNFGRKLNQIGSIAVRTLLKQAKTTGSRQILTPEKDALGNQEIVILAPVFLPGMALPGSYWGMISVHLDAAALFRTANIGMSGNVLIALRDKHPQDGSTVMISGDPVVFEMDPLVRTILVPSGEWILAAAPRGGWSGSPYSKYILGFGLLAIVIIPASLWAVAVIVLGRLKDRERYYQLVHSAKSIIIRINMDGDIVFCNEYAEDFYGYEPGELLGSPLVGTLVPRRTLEGRSMRRYLSRLLMNPTAHPFNETMNVRKNGEIVWVAWANDSVKAKDGTSTGLLCVGTDITDRKLMEEALRQREKQYRLLAENVTDIIWGLDADYRFTFVSPSDEAVRGFKRSDVLGRYIQDFLTPASKTRFKDVLRVLDDLADAQGSLASVTEDLEFTCADGGSVWLESHLGILFSEEGERIGLQGVSRDISDRKLAEALREDVERMARHDLKTPLGAVIGLPEEIRRHGNLNTIQETMLGTIENAGASMLELINRSLDLYKMECGTYVLDRTTVDVLDALEKIKAEALPQISEKGISVGIEVLNGDVNGTLPVSADAELFHSMLCNLVTNALEASPETGSVSIVLDKGEDLTIIIRNQGEVPLSVRETFFDKYSTSSPARGSGLGTYSARLIARTHGGDIMVETGNPGETSVIVTLPQ; encoded by the coding sequence ATGCTCAAGCGCATCACCTACCTGATTCCCCCGGTCATCGGCCTTATCGTTGCCGTGATGGTCTTCGTCGGCTACCGGGCCGACCAGGACTACCATGCCCAAAAGGTCCGCGCCCGCGTGGCTCAGTCGCTCAATGAAAGCAAAACAAGCATGGACGCGGCTATCGGCTCGGGCATCCATCTGATCAGCGCCATGGAAGCCTTTCTCAAGGTCAACCCGGATCTGAGCCAGTCCCAGTTCTCGGTCCTCGCAGACGCCCTGCTCGTAAACATGCCCGCCGTGCGCTCCCTGCAACTGGCCAAGAACGACACCATTTCTCACGCCTACCCCTCCTGGAGCGTGGACAAGAACTTCGGACGCAAGCTGAACCAGATCGGTTCCATTGCCGTGCGAACCCTGCTCAAACAGGCCAAGACCACCGGGAGCAGGCAGATTCTCACGCCGGAAAAGGACGCCCTCGGCAACCAGGAGATCGTTATCCTGGCCCCGGTTTTTCTGCCCGGCATGGCGCTCCCCGGCAGCTACTGGGGCATGATCAGCGTCCACCTCGACGCGGCGGCCCTGTTTCGCACGGCCAACATCGGCATGTCCGGCAACGTTCTTATCGCCCTGCGCGACAAGCACCCGCAGGACGGCAGTACCGTCATGATTTCGGGCGACCCCGTGGTCTTCGAGATGGATCCGCTGGTGCGTACCATCCTGGTCCCGTCCGGTGAATGGATTCTGGCCGCCGCACCGCGCGGTGGCTGGTCCGGCTCGCCCTACTCCAAATACATCCTCGGCTTCGGTCTGTTGGCCATCGTGATCATTCCTGCCTCCCTGTGGGCTGTGGCCGTCATCGTCCTGGGCCGCCTCAAGGACCGCGAGCGCTACTACCAGCTCGTGCACAGCGCCAAGTCAATCATCATACGCATCAACATGGACGGGGACATCGTCTTCTGCAACGAGTACGCGGAAGATTTCTACGGGTACGAACCGGGCGAATTGCTCGGCAGCCCCCTGGTCGGCACCCTGGTGCCGCGCAGGACCCTGGAAGGCCGCTCCATGCGCCGCTACCTGTCCCGGCTGCTGATGAACCCCACGGCGCACCCGTTCAACGAGACCATGAACGTGCGCAAGAACGGCGAAATCGTATGGGTGGCCTGGGCCAACGACTCGGTCAAGGCCAAGGACGGAACGTCCACGGGGCTACTGTGCGTGGGGACGGACATCACGGACCGCAAGCTCATGGAAGAAGCCCTGCGGCAGCGCGAAAAGCAGTATCGGCTCCTGGCCGAGAATGTGACCGACATCATCTGGGGGCTCGACGCGGACTACCGCTTCACCTTTGTCAGTCCTTCGGACGAGGCCGTGCGCGGCTTCAAACGCTCGGACGTGCTGGGCCGGTATATCCAGGACTTCCTTACCCCGGCGTCCAAGACCCGGTTCAAGGACGTCCTGCGTGTGCTCGACGACCTGGCCGACGCGCAGGGATCGCTTGCCTCGGTCACCGAGGACCTCGAATTCACCTGCGCGGACGGCGGCTCGGTCTGGCTGGAATCGCACCTTGGCATCCTCTTCTCCGAAGAGGGGGAGCGTATCGGTCTGCAGGGCGTGAGCCGCGACATCTCCGACCGCAAACTGGCAGAAGCTCTTCGTGAAGACGTGGAACGGATGGCCAGGCACGACCTCAAGACTCCGTTGGGCGCGGTTATCGGTCTGCCGGAGGAAATCCGCCGCCACGGCAACCTGAACACCATTCAGGAAACCATGCTCGGCACCATCGAGAATGCCGGGGCCAGCATGTTGGAGCTGATCAACCGCTCGCTCGACCTCTACAAGATGGAGTGCGGCACTTACGTGCTGGACCGCACCACCGTGGACGTGCTCGACGCACTGGAAAAGATCAAGGCCGAAGCCTTGCCGCAGATCAGCGAAAAGGGCATCAGCGTGGGCATCGAAGTCCTGAACGGCGATGTGAACGGCACCCTGCCGGTGTCTGCCGACGCCGAGCTTTTCCACTCCATGCTTTGCAACCTGGTGACCAACGCCTTAGAGGCGTCCCCGGAAACCGGGTCCGTATCCATCGTTCTGGACAAGGGTGAAGACCTGACCATCATCATCCGCAACCAGGGTGAAGTCCCCCTCTCTGTGCGCGAGACCTTCTTCGACAAGTATTCCACATCCAGCCCCGCACGCGGCTCCGGCCTGGGCACCTACTCCGCACGGCTCATCGCCCGCACCCACGGTGGCGACATCATGGTCGAGACCGGCAACCCCGGCGAGACCAGCGTGATCGTGACCCTGCCCCAATAG
- a CDS encoding flavodoxin family protein, protein MKVVAFNGSARKGGNTADMIKRALAKLEAQGIETEMIELGGKKMHGCLACGKCAENQDRRCVVKNDFVNECIEAMDAADGILLASPTYFATITTEMSALIDRAGMVGLVNGSMFARKVGASIVTARRGGAMQTFNTLNSFFFIQQMVVPGSRYWNMGFGREKGEVLNDQEGLETMDILGDNMAWLMKKLHD, encoded by the coding sequence ATGAAAGTTGTCGCATTCAACGGCTCCGCCCGAAAGGGCGGCAATACCGCGGACATGATCAAGCGCGCCCTGGCCAAGCTCGAAGCCCAAGGCATAGAAACCGAAATGATCGAACTGGGCGGCAAGAAGATGCATGGCTGCCTCGCCTGCGGCAAATGCGCCGAGAACCAGGACCGCCGCTGCGTCGTCAAGAACGACTTCGTCAATGAATGTATCGAGGCCATGGACGCGGCCGACGGCATCCTGCTGGCCTCGCCCACCTACTTCGCCACCATCACCACCGAAATGAGCGCGCTCATCGACCGCGCCGGCATGGTCGGCCTCGTCAACGGCTCCATGTTCGCCCGCAAGGTAGGCGCATCCATCGTCACCGCCCGCCGGGGCGGCGCCATGCAGACCTTCAACACCCTCAACTCCTTCTTCTTCATCCAGCAGATGGTCGTGCCCGGCTCCCGCTACTGGAACATGGGCTTCGGCCGCGAAAAGGGCGAAGTTCTGAACGACCAGGAAGGCTTGGAGACCATGGACATCCTGGGCGACAACATGGCCTGGCTCATGAAAAAACTGCACGATTAA
- a CDS encoding HD-GYP domain-containing protein: MLKGQEELLRIIRTISSGGSATGIEALTGPEYDPEIQELAEAVALMLAKIEAREDRLEQLLAKIRRDTVNTITAVAHALGARDAYTEGHGERVGVYARRLAQRLGLPNAEVERIRIAGTLHDIGKIGFSDRIFSSEDTPLTKEMVDEIHRHPEWGRDILKNLDFLGPALEYVYAHHELMDGSGYPRGLSGEEIPLGARILCVADYFDAMTTDRPYQQGRSVEQAFAVLRTLAGASLDAELVETFIMEVEANGTAEIP; encoded by the coding sequence ATGCTCAAGGGCCAGGAGGAACTGCTGCGCATCATCCGAACCATCTCATCGGGTGGTTCGGCCACCGGCATCGAGGCCCTGACCGGCCCGGAGTACGACCCGGAGATCCAGGAACTGGCCGAGGCGGTGGCCCTCATGCTGGCCAAGATCGAGGCCAGGGAGGACCGCCTGGAGCAGCTTCTGGCAAAAATCCGCAGAGACACCGTGAACACCATCACGGCCGTGGCTCACGCGCTGGGCGCACGCGACGCCTACACCGAAGGCCACGGCGAGCGCGTTGGAGTCTATGCGCGACGGCTGGCCCAACGGCTCGGCCTGCCCAACGCCGAAGTGGAACGCATCCGCATCGCCGGGACCCTGCACGATATCGGTAAGATCGGCTTTTCCGACCGCATATTCTCCAGCGAAGACACGCCCCTGACCAAGGAGATGGTCGACGAGATCCACCGCCACCCGGAATGGGGCCGCGACATCCTCAAGAACCTCGATTTCCTGGGGCCGGCCCTGGAGTATGTCTACGCCCACCACGAGCTGATGGACGGCTCGGGGTATCCGCGCGGACTTTCGGGCGAGGAGATCCCGCTTGGCGCGCGCATCCTCTGCGTGGCCGACTATTTCGACGCCATGACCACGGACCGCCCCTATCAGCAGGGCCGCTCGGTGGAACAGGCCTTCGCTGTCCTGCGCACGCTGGCCGGAGCGTCCCTGGACGCGGAGCTGGTCGAGACCTTCATCATGGAGGTCGAGGCAAACGGCACGGCGGAAATCCCGTGA
- a CDS encoding histone deacetylase, translated as MLKSNNSLGIIFFPAFDWAISPTHPERQERLLYTQDQLREEGLFDIEGITEFKPDVASVEDVERVHFCFPDVPSVATRSHLISAGGAIKAGDLVMEGQADRAFAMVRPPGHHAMKVVHGSRGFCTINIEAIMIERIREKYGHKRIAIVDTDCHHGDGTQDIYWHDPDTLFISLHQDGRTLYPGTGFPRDLGGPNAMGRTLNIPLPPNTSDEGFLMAVERIVLPILEDFKPDLVINSAGQDNHFSDPITNMNFSAGGYAAMNDMLKPDIAVLEGGYSIQGALPYVNLGICLAMAGVDYSHVREPNYNAERIRQDARTTAYIEELCKQLPALYFDPPEFVSKDDSRQGIISGDHFVRHKQIYYDTDGINEVQQESVTLCKKCRGLYKVETRADSGPLCLGVEIPVNACPECRAKGYQTVEDAQIKGTYRYIQLINRLDKEYVRYGF; from the coding sequence ATGCTCAAGTCCAACAACAGCCTCGGCATCATCTTTTTCCCCGCCTTTGACTGGGCCATTTCACCCACCCATCCCGAGCGGCAGGAACGGCTGCTCTACACCCAGGACCAGTTGCGCGAGGAGGGGCTTTTCGACATCGAAGGGATCACCGAATTCAAGCCCGACGTGGCCTCGGTGGAGGACGTGGAACGTGTCCATTTCTGCTTCCCGGACGTGCCTTCCGTGGCCACCCGATCGCACCTCATTTCGGCGGGCGGAGCCATCAAAGCGGGCGATCTGGTCATGGAAGGGCAGGCCGACCGCGCCTTTGCCATGGTCCGGCCTCCGGGACACCACGCCATGAAGGTGGTCCACGGCTCGCGCGGCTTCTGTACCATCAACATCGAAGCGATCATGATCGAGCGCATTCGGGAAAAGTACGGCCACAAGCGCATCGCCATCGTGGACACCGACTGCCATCACGGGGACGGGACCCAGGACATCTACTGGCACGACCCGGACACCCTGTTCATCTCCCTGCATCAGGACGGCCGGACCCTGTACCCCGGCACGGGCTTCCCCCGCGACCTGGGCGGCCCCAACGCCATGGGCAGGACCCTGAACATTCCGCTGCCGCCCAATACCTCGGACGAGGGCTTCCTCATGGCCGTGGAGAGGATCGTGCTGCCCATTCTGGAGGACTTCAAGCCCGATCTGGTCATCAACTCCGCAGGGCAGGACAACCACTTCTCCGACCCGATCACCAACATGAACTTCTCGGCGGGCGGCTACGCGGCCATGAACGACATGCTCAAGCCGGACATCGCCGTGCTCGAAGGCGGCTACTCCATCCAGGGCGCGTTGCCCTACGTCAATCTGGGCATCTGTCTGGCCATGGCGGGTGTGGACTACTCCCACGTGCGCGAGCCCAACTACAACGCCGAGCGCATTCGTCAGGACGCGAGAACCACCGCCTACATCGAGGAGCTGTGCAAGCAACTGCCCGCCCTGTACTTCGATCCGCCCGAGTTCGTGTCCAAGGACGACAGCCGTCAGGGAATCATTTCCGGCGACCACTTCGTCCGTCACAAGCAGATCTACTACGACACGGACGGCATCAACGAGGTTCAGCAGGAGTCCGTGACCCTGTGCAAGAAATGCCGGGGGCTCTATAAGGTCGAGACCCGCGCCGACTCCGGGCCGCTCTGCCTGGGCGTGGAAATCCCGGTGAACGCCTGTCCCGAATGCCGGGCCAAAGGGTATCAGACCGTGGAAGACGCCCAGATCAAAGGCACGTACCGCTACATCCAGCTCATCAACCGGCTGGACAAGGAGTATGTCCGCTACGGATTCTAG
- a CDS encoding AraC family transcriptional regulator, with product MADRSTEYREIPGLNGVGVVRHAGPMPPVARHTHQSVCATAIMSGVRILETAQGRWEAGAGQILAVPSDLPHRCQDAGTIEYAVVSMAPECFATAGLVPGLQPDRPEVVDDPVRFGDLLRLAELADRPASNLERQAALLAVMEPLCRSNAASTGTVEPAESERIATVRRHLESACADDVSLEELAAMAECSPCRLNRLFARAVGMPPHEYQILQRIRLVKTCIRNGLSLAQSAADAGFSDQSHMTRCFRRVMGMTPGVFAAGVRAPKNG from the coding sequence ATGGCCGACCGCAGCACCGAATACCGCGAAATCCCCGGCCTGAACGGAGTCGGCGTGGTCCGCCACGCGGGGCCCATGCCCCCCGTGGCGCGCCACACCCACCAGTCTGTTTGCGCGACCGCCATCATGTCCGGTGTTCGGATTCTCGAAACGGCCCAGGGACGATGGGAAGCCGGAGCAGGGCAAATCCTGGCGGTCCCATCCGATTTGCCCCACCGTTGCCAGGACGCTGGGACGATCGAATACGCCGTGGTCAGCATGGCGCCGGAGTGTTTCGCCACGGCCGGTCTGGTCCCGGGCCTGCAACCGGACCGGCCCGAGGTGGTGGACGATCCGGTCAGGTTCGGTGACCTGCTCCGACTGGCCGAGCTGGCCGATCGCCCCGCCTCGAACCTGGAACGGCAGGCCGCTCTGCTCGCGGTCATGGAACCGCTGTGCCGAAGCAATGCCGCTTCCACTGGAACCGTGGAGCCCGCCGAATCCGAACGCATCGCGACGGTCCGCCGCCACCTGGAATCCGCCTGCGCGGATGACGTCAGCCTTGAGGAGCTGGCCGCCATGGCCGAGTGCAGCCCCTGCCGGTTGAACCGGCTCTTTGCCCGCGCCGTGGGCATGCCTCCGCACGAATACCAGATCCTGCAACGGATTCGGTTGGTCAAGACGTGCATCCGCAACGGGCTGAGCCTGGCCCAAAGCGCGGCCGATGCCGGATTCTCCGACCAAAGCCACATGACCCGCTGTTTCCGCAGGGTCATGGGCATGACCCCCGGGGTCTTCGCCGCCGGGGTCCGCGCACCGAAAAACGGCTGA
- a CDS encoding cupin domain-containing protein, with translation MPIFTEFETGTVTARGEIKSAADLPWNQHPTFVGVALKHLVTGAETGGAFSAHLVRLDPNAEIEDHIHETNWELHEVAEGSGVCVLEGDSIPYAPGRVAVMPQKALHRVRAGQDGLCLLAKFVPALL, from the coding sequence ATGCCCATATTCACCGAATTCGAAACCGGAACCGTGACCGCCAGAGGCGAGATCAAATCCGCTGCCGATCTGCCCTGGAACCAACACCCGACCTTTGTCGGCGTAGCCCTGAAACACCTGGTCACCGGGGCTGAAACCGGAGGCGCGTTCAGCGCCCATCTGGTCCGCCTCGATCCCAACGCAGAGATCGAGGATCACATCCACGAAACGAACTGGGAACTGCATGAGGTGGCGGAAGGCAGCGGTGTCTGCGTGCTCGAGGGGGATTCCATCCCCTATGCACCCGGCAGGGTGGCGGTCATGCCGCAAAAGGCCCTGCACCGTGTGCGCGCCGGCCAGGACGGCCTTTGCCTGCTGGCCAAGTTCGTGCCTGCCCTGCTCTGA
- a CDS encoding zinc dependent phospholipase C family protein — translation MKLVLILACIFVALLPDQALAWGPGVHLALGNAVLSNLGCLPPLLAAIISRHREAFLYGSLSADIFIGKGTRIKPGHSHNWVTGFKLLKSAGDTRVSAYAYGYLTHLAADVVAHNYFVPNALAALKSGSKLSHVYVEAQADRRFRNEQETALALLRMPNRVQDDSLLSAMDRRRLPFLVKKQLLKGSLSVTGRKSWTDSLRLAERFLHSSKVNRQLDDMFSLSENLVFDFLNGPDLSPAVAFDPIGSAHLRQVREMRLKRLAVPCFTPDASLLSIPCPAMAGTREVLAKVGS, via the coding sequence ATGAAGCTTGTTTTGATCCTTGCCTGCATTTTCGTGGCTCTGCTGCCCGATCAGGCCCTGGCCTGGGGGCCGGGGGTGCACTTGGCCCTGGGCAACGCCGTGCTTTCCAATCTCGGTTGCCTGCCGCCGTTGCTGGCCGCGATCATCTCCCGCCACCGGGAGGCCTTCCTGTACGGCTCTCTGTCCGCCGACATTTTCATCGGCAAGGGGACGCGGATCAAACCCGGCCACAGCCATAACTGGGTGACCGGCTTCAAGCTCCTCAAATCCGCAGGCGACACCCGCGTGTCGGCGTACGCTTACGGGTATCTGACCCATCTGGCCGCAGACGTGGTGGCCCACAACTATTTCGTGCCCAACGCCCTGGCCGCCCTCAAGTCCGGGTCCAAGCTCTCCCATGTCTATGTGGAGGCCCAGGCAGACCGGCGTTTCCGCAACGAGCAGGAGACCGCTCTGGCCCTGCTGCGCATGCCCAACCGCGTGCAGGACGACTCCCTACTCTCGGCCATGGACCGCCGCCGCCTGCCTTTCCTGGTCAAAAAACAACTGCTCAAGGGCAGCCTGTCCGTGACCGGGCGAAAGTCCTGGACCGATTCCCTGCGCCTGGCCGAGCGTTTTTTGCATTCGTCAAAGGTCAACCGCCAGCTTGACGACATGTTCTCCCTGTCCGAGAACCTGGTCTTCGATTTTCTGAACGGCCCCGACCTGTCCCCGGCCGTGGCCTTCGATCCCATCGGCAGCGCCCATCTGCGCCAGGTGCGCGAGATGCGCCTGAAGCGGCTGGCCGTCCCGTGCTTCACACCGGACGCATCCCTGCTCTCCATTCCCTGCCCCGCCATGGCGGGAACCCGGGAAGTTCTGGCCAAAGTCGGCAGCTGA